One segment of Pseudooceanicola aestuarii DNA contains the following:
- a CDS encoding enoyl-CoA hydratase-related protein — MTENITLTTRDRVTTLTMARPEKRNAITQAMYAAMADALEDYATNDTARAFVITGAAEYFTSGNDVRDFAMGDRSTETPPVLRFLTALSTCPKPVIAAVNGPAIGVGVTMLLHCDLVVIAEEATFSTPFVGLGLVPEAGSSLLLPALIGMALANDMLLANRVLTAAEAHAAGLASRLVPGAELTAETARLAAGVAASAPTAMRETKALIRHGRDQVKAQMDRESVLFSAQLKTPEFAEAVAARMAKRAPVFK; from the coding sequence ATGACCGAGAATATCACCCTCACCACCCGGGACCGTGTCACCACCCTGACCATGGCCCGGCCGGAGAAACGCAATGCGATCACCCAGGCGATGTATGCCGCCATGGCCGACGCGCTGGAGGATTACGCCACCAACGACACCGCCCGCGCCTTTGTCATCACGGGGGCGGCGGAGTATTTCACCTCCGGCAACGATGTGCGCGACTTCGCCATGGGCGACCGCAGTACGGAGACCCCGCCGGTGCTGCGCTTTCTGACCGCGCTGTCGACCTGCCCCAAGCCGGTGATCGCCGCCGTGAACGGTCCGGCGATCGGTGTCGGCGTGACGATGCTGCTGCATTGCGACCTGGTGGTGATCGCGGAGGAGGCGACGTTCAGCACGCCCTTTGTCGGGCTGGGCCTGGTGCCGGAGGCCGGATCCTCGCTGTTGTTGCCCGCGCTGATCGGCATGGCGCTGGCCAATGACATGCTGTTGGCGAACCGTGTGCTGACAGCGGCGGAGGCCCATGCCGCCGGCCTGGCCTCCCGTCTTGTACCCGGAGCGGAGTTGACGGCGGAAACCGCGCGTCTGGCCGCCGGGGTCGCCGCCTCCGCCCCCACCGCGATGCGCGAGACCAAGGCGCTGATCCGCCATGGACGCGATCAGGTGAAGGCGCAGATGGATCGCGAATCCGTGCTATTCTCCGCCCAGTTGAAAACCCCGGAATTCGCCGAGGCCGTCGCCGCGCGCATGGCCAAGCGCGCACCGGTGTTCAAGTAA
- a CDS encoding serine aminopeptidase domain-containing protein, producing the protein MADVVTVAPLRFRTADDWLLEGDLYQPAAPKLAILISAGTGYPRRFYDAAATYLARQGAMVLTYDYRGIGGSGAQDPRWHQIDYADWGRHDLTAAIGALAGAAKGLTLTHLAHSVGGHFIGLAPNHGRIARHAFVSVGTGYFGGHHLGNIPAELYFWWGLGSVALARHGHIPRAGGWRGEPLPPRLFRTWRRWSHRRAYFRPDLDGALAPHHYGAVTAPIRSWLFSDDPIATPATARDLLRVYPAAPHRIVMRSPAEIGQRRIGHDGAFRKGREVLWQDIGNWLARGEEAPEPA; encoded by the coding sequence ATGGCTGACGTGGTGACCGTCGCGCCGCTGCGGTTCCGCACCGCGGACGATTGGCTGCTGGAGGGCGATCTGTACCAGCCCGCGGCGCCGAAACTGGCGATCCTGATATCCGCCGGAACGGGGTACCCGCGCCGGTTTTACGATGCGGCGGCGACCTACCTGGCCAGGCAGGGCGCGATGGTGCTGACCTATGACTACCGGGGCATCGGCGGGTCCGGGGCGCAGGATCCGCGCTGGCACCAGATCGATTATGCCGATTGGGGCCGTCACGACCTGACCGCCGCCATCGGCGCGCTGGCGGGCGCCGCCAAGGGGCTGACCCTGACCCACCTGGCTCATAGCGTCGGCGGCCATTTCATCGGCCTGGCGCCCAATCACGGGCGGATTGCGCGCCATGCCTTCGTATCGGTCGGGACCGGCTATTTCGGCGGGCATCACCTGGGCAACATCCCGGCCGAGCTGTATTTCTGGTGGGGATTGGGCAGCGTTGCGCTGGCCCGTCACGGTCATATCCCGCGCGCGGGTGGCTGGCGGGGCGAGCCGCTGCCGCCGCGCCTGTTCCGCACATGGCGGCGGTGGAGCCACCGACGCGCCTATTTCCGGCCCGACCTGGACGGCGCGCTGGCGCCGCATCACTATGGGGCGGTCACGGCGCCAATCCGGTCCTGGCTGTTTTCCGACGACCCCATCGCCACCCCCGCCACGGCACGCGACCTGCTGCGCGTCTATCCCGCCGCCCCGCACCGCATCGTGATGCGCAGCCCGGCCGAGATCGGCCAGCGCCGCATTGGCCATGACGGTGCCTTCCGCAAGGGACGGGAGGTGTTGTGGCAGGACATCGGAAATTGGCTGGCCAGGGGCGAGGAGGCCCCCGAACCGGCCTGA